One Electrophorus electricus isolate fEleEle1 chromosome 10, fEleEle1.pri, whole genome shotgun sequence genomic region harbors:
- the zgc:171704 gene encoding ras-related and estrogen-regulated growth inhibitor-like protein encodes MVVQDKPSSRQYGKTMDGNHHKAEANILLLGALNVGKSALTVRFLTRRFIGEYGDIESIYSHIDKIDGREISFNIWDSLYPQSCETTDSISEKQLQWADGVILVYSICDRSSFEVVRQQVQLIRQSGKLSANVPIIIVGNKRDLQHQRAVSSEEGRLSALSADCGFFEISAAETYHGVLLVFHELLDLIRESRAVKKGVTGIKGIVRSVSAVFGKKRE; translated from the exons ATGGTTGTTCAAGATAAGCCGAGCTCTCGACAGTACGGCAAAACCATGGATGGAAACCATCATAAAGCAGAAGCAAACATCCTTTTACTTGGGGCACTAAACGTCGGGAAATCGG CGCTCACAGTGCGGTTTCTTACGAGACGATTTATTGGCGAATACGGTGACATTG AATCGATATACAGTCATATTGACAAAATCGATGGACGAGAGATCTCCTTCAACATCTGGGACTCTCTGTACCCGCAG AGCTGCGAGACTACAGATTCAATCAGTGAAAAGCAGCTCCAGTGGGCTGACGGTGTAATCCTCGTCTACAGCATCTGTGACCGCTCCAGCTTTGAGGTTGTGCGTCAACAGGTGCAGCTCATCCGGCAATCAGGGAAGCTCTCTGCGAATGTGCCCATTATTATTGTTGGAAACAAGCGAGATCTCCAACATCAGAGAGCTGTGTCGAGCGAAGAGGGACGACTCTCCGCCCTTTCGGCAGACTGTGGTTTCTTCGAAATCTCCGCAGCTGAAACCTACCACGGTGTACTGCTCGTGTTTCATGAACTGTTGGACCTTATCAGGGAGTCTAGAGCCGTCAAGAAAGGTGTGACTGGAATAAAAGGCATCGTGAGGAGCGTGTCTGCTGTTTTTGGGAAGAAACGGGAGTAG